Proteins from a genomic interval of Enterococcus faecium:
- a CDS encoding cold-shock protein, whose protein sequence is MNNGTVKWFNSDKGFGFITGEDGNDVFAHFSAIQGEGFKSLDEGQAVTYDIEEGQRGPQAVNIVK, encoded by the coding sequence ATGAATAACGGTACAGTAAAATGGTTTAACTCAGATAAAGGTTTTGGTTTCATCACTGGTGAAGATGGAAATGACGTATTCGCTCATTTCTCAGCAATCCAAGGAGAAGGCTTTAAGTCTTTAGATGAAGGCCAAGCAGTTACTTATGATATTGAAGAAGGACAACGTGGTCCTCAAGCAGTAAATATCGTAAAATAA
- a CDS encoding ArsR/SmtB family transcription factor, producing the protein MNGHDRLKTELESLSDFLAALGDRKRQLILIRLLNEKSCHGLQVGELTDDTGLSRPAVSHHLKILKDADLLEVREEGTKNFYYLKHENKNIYKLRDFLSDVIDEIEELKNSEENSDS; encoded by the coding sequence ATGAATGGACACGATCGCTTAAAAACAGAACTAGAATCATTAAGTGATTTTTTAGCAGCTTTAGGTGACAGAAAAAGACAATTGATTTTGATTAGATTATTAAATGAAAAAAGCTGTCATGGTTTGCAAGTAGGAGAACTAACTGACGATACAGGTTTATCAAGACCAGCAGTATCGCACCACTTGAAAATTTTAAAAGACGCCGATTTATTAGAGGTCAGAGAAGAAGGAACTAAAAATTTTTACTATTTAAAACACGAAAATAAAAATATATATAAACTAAGAGATTTTTTGTCTGACGTAATAGATGAAATAGAGGAGCTAAAAAACAGTGAAGAAAATTCTGATAGTTGA
- a CDS encoding type 1 glutamine amidotransferase domain-containing protein: protein MKKILIVETNVNQYKGTNKATGLWLGETVEFLAEIYKYQFEADFVSPLGGYVPIDPRSMRNLDSDVIDLYSNKAFIEKGLRNTLSPANVKSKDYTAIYFTGGGGHGVMWDFPENSALQKIASDIYESNGYVLFVCHGIAGLFNIRLANNDYLIANKKLTGFTKAEELLAMKSKVVPFDNEEMTVRRKGYFIKKRFFKSHVVKDGHLITGQNPYSTRELARTFIKEVI from the coding sequence GTGAAGAAAATTCTGATAGTTGAAACAAATGTCAATCAATACAAAGGAACAAATAAAGCTACTGGGCTTTGGCTAGGAGAAACAGTAGAATTTTTAGCAGAAATCTATAAATATCAATTTGAAGCTGATTTTGTCAGTCCGTTAGGTGGTTATGTACCGATTGACCCTCGAAGTATGAGAAATCTAGATTCTGATGTAATAGACCTTTATTCTAATAAAGCTTTTATTGAAAAAGGTTTGAGGAATACGTTGTCTCCTGCAAACGTAAAGAGCAAAGATTATACTGCTATTTACTTTACTGGTGGGGGTGGGCATGGTGTCATGTGGGATTTTCCCGAGAATAGTGCATTACAAAAAATAGCTAGTGATATTTATGAATCAAATGGATATGTGTTATTTGTGTGCCATGGTATAGCAGGTTTATTTAATATCAGACTTGCTAATAATGACTATTTAATAGCAAATAAAAAATTGACTGGTTTTACTAAAGCGGAGGAATTATTGGCGATGAAAAGCAAAGTAGTTCCTTTTGATAATGAAGAGATGACTGTAAGGAGAAAAGGATATTTTATCAAGAAGCGTTTCTTTAAGAGTCATGTGGTAAAGGATGGACATCTGATTACTGGACAAAATCCGTATTCAACAAGAGAACTAGCACGAACATTCATTAAGGAGGTTATCTAA
- a CDS encoding VOC family protein, giving the protein MKQILPFLTYNGQAEEAINWYHKAFPNSEITKLNRYGDTSKEEPDLILEGELKLGNQVIGFLDMSKDFPAPASTWASTILIEVDDQAEFDQAFNTLKDSGTVMMHEKNYEKYTEVCWVTDKFGFTWQLLF; this is encoded by the coding sequence ATGAAGCAAATATTGCCGTTTTTGACGTATAATGGTCAAGCAGAAGAAGCAATCAATTGGTATCACAAAGCTTTTCCTAACTCCGAAATCACTAAGTTGAATCGGTATGGAGATACCAGTAAAGAGGAACCGGATCTTATCCTTGAAGGCGAACTTAAATTAGGCAATCAAGTAATTGGATTTTTGGATATGTCAAAAGATTTCCCTGCACCTGCCTCCACCTGGGCATCTACCATTTTGATTGAAGTAGATGATCAGGCAGAATTCGATCAGGCGTTTAATACATTAAAAGATAGCGGAACTGTAATGATGCATGAAAAAAACTATGAGAAGTATACGGAAGTTTGCTGGGTGACTGACAAGTTTGGCTTTACTTGGCAATTGTTATTCTAG
- a CDS encoding TraX family protein: MNTVSLKKGFSTFDLKILGITLMFIDHIHQMFYPFGAPDWLDWFGRPVATLFFFISVAGFSHTHDKKKYMQRLYFSMVLMAFFTYFLGNIVHYDEVVLINNIFRDLFIGTVMMYAIDLFTDGKNTGSWKKILTSIFLFILPILLSLFIPLLFSSPVIVQNKIVFMLITSFLPALLLAENNFMVLLIPLLYLVRNHRSIQCIIISIVAGIYFFLGTTQWIMIFSVIPILLYNGQKGKGMKYFFYIFYPAHIALLYLLSAFLYKY; encoded by the coding sequence TTGAATACTGTTAGCTTGAAAAAAGGATTTTCTACCTTTGATCTAAAAATTTTAGGGATTACGTTGATGTTTATCGATCACATTCATCAAATGTTTTATCCGTTTGGTGCTCCCGATTGGCTGGATTGGTTTGGTAGGCCAGTTGCTACTTTGTTCTTTTTTATAAGCGTTGCAGGCTTCTCACATACACATGATAAAAAGAAATATATGCAGCGACTTTATTTCTCAATGGTTCTTATGGCTTTCTTCACTTATTTTCTTGGTAATATCGTTCATTATGATGAAGTGGTATTGATAAATAATATTTTTAGAGATTTGTTTATTGGTACGGTCATGATGTATGCAATTGATCTTTTCACTGATGGAAAAAATACTGGAAGTTGGAAAAAGATTCTTACAAGTATTTTCTTGTTCATTTTACCAATCTTACTCTCACTATTTATTCCCTTGTTATTTTCCAGTCCAGTAATCGTTCAAAATAAAATTGTTTTTATGCTGATTACGTCATTTTTACCTGCACTGCTTTTAGCAGAAAATAATTTTATGGTTCTTTTGATTCCTTTACTTTATTTAGTAAGAAATCACCGTAGCATTCAATGTATTATTATCTCAATCGTTGCCGGCATATACTTCTTCTTGGGTACGACCCAGTGGATAATGATCTTTTCAGTCATCCCGATATTGTTATATAACGGACAAAAAGGAAAAGGAATGAAATATTTCTTCTATATCTTTTATCCGGCACATATTGCCCTATTATATTTGCTATCCGCGTTTTTATATAAATACTAG
- a CDS encoding Hsp20/alpha crystallin family protein: MANVPSIRDMFPDFNDVFSPAFNDFLGVSSYPKVDLVENEKEYKLTADMPGCDKEDTTVEYSDNTLTISANHESHTEDKEDGNYVRKERHSVSYKRSFYLPNVDEEKITGTFKNGVLKLVLPKTAHQPKETKKIELN; the protein is encoded by the coding sequence ATGGCAAATGTACCTAGCATTCGCGACATGTTCCCTGATTTCAATGACGTGTTTAGTCCAGCATTCAATGATTTTTTAGGTGTTTCAAGTTATCCAAAAGTGGATTTAGTCGAAAATGAAAAAGAATACAAACTAACTGCTGATATGCCTGGCTGTGACAAAGAAGACACGACAGTTGAATATTCAGATAATACTTTGACGATCTCCGCCAATCATGAGTCCCATACAGAAGATAAAGAAGATGGCAACTATGTACGGAAAGAAAGACATTCGGTCTCTTACAAACGTTCATTCTATCTTCCTAATGTTGATGAAGAAAAAATCACTGGAACCTTTAAAAACGGTGTGCTGAAATTAGTATTACCTAAAACAGCTCATCAGCCAAAAGAAACAAAAAAAATTGAGTTAAATTAG
- a CDS encoding DUF378 domain-containing protein has product MKTLDAIALTLLIVGGLNWLLVGLFELDLVAMIAGGSTTIFAKIIYIVVGICAIYCLKFFPMITRKVDERY; this is encoded by the coding sequence ATGAAAACTTTAGATGCTATTGCATTAACTTTATTGATTGTGGGAGGGTTGAACTGGCTGTTGGTAGGCTTGTTCGAACTTGATTTAGTAGCTATGATTGCTGGTGGTTCAACAACTATTTTTGCGAAGATCATTTATATCGTCGTAGGTATTTGTGCGATCTACTGCTTGAAATTTTTCCCAATGATTACTAGAAAAGTTGATGAAAGATATTAG
- a CDS encoding SDR family oxidoreductase gives MPDWLDIAGKVVIVTGGSSGIGRSIVENLLKQNAQVANFDVTECRIQHENLLSLKVDVSSKTDIEEGIYKVMKHFKTIDGLVNNAGINIPSLLIDRNHPKSKYELSEQVFDKMIAVNQKSVYLMSQAVGRILVQKGSGVIVNLSSESGLEGSEGQSCYAATKAAMNSFTRSWAKELGKRNVRVVGVAPGILEETGLRTQEYEEALSYTRGISVEQLRNGYSRTSTIPLGRSGKLQEVADLVCYYLSERSSYITGVTTNISGGKTRG, from the coding sequence ATGCCGGATTGGTTGGATATTGCAGGAAAAGTAGTAATTGTAACTGGAGGTTCCTCAGGAATTGGAAGAAGTATCGTCGAAAATTTGTTGAAGCAGAATGCACAAGTAGCGAATTTTGATGTAACTGAATGCCGTATACAGCATGAAAACCTACTATCTTTAAAAGTCGATGTGTCTTCTAAAACGGACATAGAAGAAGGGATATATAAAGTAATGAAACATTTCAAGACGATCGATGGTCTAGTCAATAATGCAGGAATAAATATTCCTTCTCTTCTAATAGATAGAAATCATCCAAAAAGCAAGTATGAATTATCAGAACAAGTTTTTGATAAGATGATCGCTGTCAATCAAAAAAGTGTATATTTGATGAGCCAAGCAGTTGGAAGAATCTTGGTGCAAAAGGGATCAGGAGTGATCGTGAATCTTTCTTCTGAATCAGGATTGGAAGGATCAGAAGGACAGAGCTGTTATGCTGCTACAAAAGCAGCGATGAACAGTTTTACTCGTTCTTGGGCAAAAGAGTTAGGAAAGAGGAATGTTCGTGTGGTAGGTGTTGCACCAGGGATACTGGAAGAAACCGGTTTGAGAACACAAGAATATGAAGAAGCTCTTTCTTATACGAGAGGTATAAGCGTCGAACAGCTGAGAAACGGTTACAGTCGAACAAGTACGATCCCTCTAGGAAGGAGTGGTAAGCTGCAAGAAGTGGCGGATCTAGTCTGCTATTATCTTTCAGAAAGATCAAGTTATATCACTGGAGTCACGACTAATATTTCAGGAGGTAAAACAAGAGGATAA
- a CDS encoding BglG family transcription antiterminator, giving the protein MTLVNRWYQLLKLLVTHKKVSIQEVQKEIKTSNQTIKKDIGELNEEIAGIAKIIQKNKHFELEIYDFDFFDEIMQGKLKTASDFNSASKRIAYLLNRLIETEDFLRMDDLSEEVGVSRGTVVKDLKTLKEMINDFDVKITGTPNKGLRIIGDELELRLLLFYFVSPYFSETKTEQVLEEKQAIKHFQKKTNASKQEITLLTKVIGISLNRISSNYLLKKPINRYSGCFEYIQEFNELINRLEEIYELTLSQYEKDFVSFPLNIINTSITMIRKANSDLRLYFDPMMMRIRRLDLIDLDESFLYQEMKQHLSLLINRVIFRYRLTDLFYGEIEKKYPFSYQIASECIQALEAILQHKISKVEISYLTLYLELAFRYQKSIFPLKK; this is encoded by the coding sequence GTGACGCTAGTAAACAGATGGTACCAATTATTGAAATTACTAGTCACTCACAAGAAAGTTTCAATCCAGGAAGTGCAAAAAGAAATCAAAACCAGTAATCAAACCATAAAAAAAGATATTGGGGAGTTGAATGAAGAAATTGCCGGTATTGCAAAAATCATCCAAAAAAACAAACATTTTGAACTTGAAATTTATGATTTTGATTTTTTTGATGAGATCATGCAAGGAAAATTGAAAACAGCCAGTGATTTCAATTCGGCATCCAAAAGAATCGCTTATTTACTAAATAGGCTGATCGAAACAGAGGATTTCTTACGTATGGATGATTTGTCTGAAGAAGTCGGTGTCAGCAGAGGAACAGTGGTCAAGGATCTAAAGACATTAAAAGAGATGATCAATGATTTTGATGTAAAGATTACAGGCACACCAAATAAAGGACTAAGAATAATAGGAGATGAGCTAGAATTACGACTACTTTTGTTTTATTTTGTTTCTCCCTACTTTTCAGAGACGAAAACAGAACAGGTTCTAGAAGAAAAACAAGCAATCAAACATTTTCAGAAGAAGACGAATGCTAGTAAACAAGAAATCACCCTTTTGACGAAAGTTATCGGTATTTCTTTGAATAGAATCTCTAGTAACTATCTGTTGAAGAAGCCCATCAATCGTTACAGTGGGTGTTTTGAATATATCCAAGAATTCAATGAACTGATCAATCGGTTGGAAGAAATCTATGAACTAACTTTGAGCCAATATGAAAAAGATTTTGTCAGTTTTCCTTTGAACATCATCAACACAAGTATAACGATGATAAGAAAAGCTAACTCTGATTTGCGCTTATATTTCGACCCCATGATGATGCGTATTCGACGATTAGATCTCATTGATCTGGATGAGTCCTTCTTATATCAAGAGATGAAACAGCACCTCTCTTTATTGATAAATCGGGTAATTTTTCGTTATCGATTGACTGATTTATTTTATGGTGAGATAGAAAAAAAGTATCCTTTTTCTTACCAAATCGCTAGCGAATGCATACAAGCATTAGAAGCTATCTTGCAACATAAGATCTCTAAAGTAGAGATCAGCTACCTAACGTTGTATTTGGAGTTAGCATTTCGATATCAAAAGAGCATTTTTCCTCTAAAAAAGTAG
- a CDS encoding PTS sugar transporter subunit IIA, protein MDEEFEKRILKRESQQSTFVNKEFAFPHTTNQLSQHIVLSVGLITDQGLAETGGNGVIFLFAIPEEMTAEVENELFELYDILFELIKMGIDEFIELAPTQESFLKLIKSKGERLHE, encoded by the coding sequence GTGGATGAAGAATTTGAAAAAAGGATCTTGAAAAGAGAATCTCAGCAAAGCACATTTGTTAACAAAGAATTTGCTTTTCCTCACACAACCAACCAGCTATCTCAACACATTGTTTTATCAGTAGGGCTAATAACTGATCAAGGTTTAGCAGAAACAGGAGGAAATGGAGTTATTTTTTTATTTGCCATACCTGAAGAAATGACGGCTGAAGTTGAAAATGAATTATTTGAGCTATACGATATCCTATTTGAACTCATAAAAATGGGAATAGATGAGTTTATTGAATTAGCACCGACACAGGAATCATTTTTAAAACTAATCAAAAGTAAAGGAGAGAGACTTCATGAATGA
- a CDS encoding transcriptional regulator GutM, whose product MNDMYLFIVFAASAYVLQAVISWKQLKHFNQTYSELRRKGKVAIGKRPGKIRSGTIVMLAIDDHDQVLEVRKMQGVTSLAKFHSLPVYAGEDIHYIDRYHPSVRAEDRLTQAALENAREVYLRIEAGNEKSEQPTLPFIAMLNNFRIWKSTIKEKRSDKRWIS is encoded by the coding sequence ATGAATGATATGTATCTATTCATAGTTTTCGCAGCTTCAGCTTATGTGCTGCAAGCAGTTATCAGTTGGAAGCAACTAAAGCATTTCAATCAAACATATAGCGAACTGCGAAGAAAAGGAAAAGTAGCGATTGGTAAACGACCTGGGAAAATCCGTTCAGGCACGATTGTTATGCTAGCTATAGACGATCATGATCAAGTTTTAGAAGTCAGGAAAATGCAAGGGGTTACATCTTTGGCAAAATTTCATTCATTACCTGTCTATGCGGGTGAAGATATCCATTACATCGATCGTTACCATCCCTCAGTTCGAGCGGAAGATCGTTTGACACAAGCAGCTTTAGAAAATGCCAGAGAAGTATACTTACGAATAGAGGCAGGAAATGAAAAAAGTGAACAACCTACATTGCCTTTTATTGCTATGCTCAATAATTTTCGGATATGGAAAAGTACGATCAAAGAAAAAAGGAGTGACAAACGATGGATATCATAA
- the srlA gene encoding PTS glucitol/sorbitol transporter subunit IIC encodes MDIITKFAERFMRLFQTGAETFISWMTGIVPVVLMLMVAMNTLIAFLGEDRVTKVAKLSAKNPLTRYLVLPFLSAFMLGNPMSFTMARFLPEYYKPSYYAAQAQFCHTSNGVFPHINPGELFVWIGIAQGIETLGLNSMELAIRYLLVGLLMNFIGGWITDFTTGFVCRQQGIVLSKKVELSVD; translated from the coding sequence ATGGATATCATAACAAAATTTGCTGAGAGATTTATGAGGCTGTTCCAAACAGGTGCAGAAACATTCATAAGCTGGATGACAGGAATCGTACCAGTTGTCTTGATGCTGATGGTTGCAATGAATACGCTGATTGCTTTTTTAGGTGAAGACCGAGTAACGAAAGTAGCCAAATTATCAGCGAAAAATCCGCTTACTCGTTACCTTGTGTTACCGTTCTTATCTGCTTTTATGTTGGGAAATCCTATGTCATTTACAATGGCTCGTTTCCTTCCAGAATACTACAAACCAAGCTATTATGCTGCTCAAGCTCAATTTTGTCATACGAGCAATGGTGTATTCCCCCATATTAATCCTGGAGAATTGTTTGTATGGATTGGGATTGCTCAAGGGATCGAAACCTTAGGGCTAAATTCGATGGAGCTGGCTATCCGATACTTGCTTGTGGGACTGCTGATGAACTTTATTGGTGGTTGGATAACTGATTTTACTACTGGATTTGTATGCAGACAGCAAGGAATCGTTCTTAGCAAAAAAGTAGAGCTTTCAGTTGATTAG
- a CDS encoding PTS glucitol/sorbitol transporter subunit IIA, whose amino-acid sequence MTIFETVVTDVGIEAEVFRKEKIMILFGDEAPETLTDYCYKIELNQVRKEITCDMKLCFDKQMYVITAVGDVVQTNLNELGHITIKFDGSHEPELPGTMYVEDKEMPYLRKGTIIKIDQEDQNGGKLYGNHA is encoded by the coding sequence ATGACGATCTTTGAAACGGTTGTAACAGATGTTGGTATAGAAGCAGAAGTATTCAGGAAAGAAAAAATAATGATTTTATTTGGAGATGAAGCACCGGAAACATTAACAGATTATTGTTATAAGATTGAATTGAATCAGGTAAGAAAAGAAATAACTTGTGATATGAAGCTCTGCTTTGATAAACAAATGTATGTAATCACAGCAGTAGGAGATGTTGTCCAAACTAATTTGAATGAATTAGGACATATCACGATAAAATTTGATGGATCTCATGAGCCGGAACTTCCAGGAACAATGTATGTAGAAGATAAGGAAATGCCGTATTTAAGAAAGGGGACAATCATTAAAATCGATCAAGAGGATCAGAATGGGGGAAAGCTATATGGAAATCATGCTTGA
- a CDS encoding fructose-6-phosphate aldolase, with protein MEIMLDTANTKSIYSCQQFLNLTGVTTNPTILKKEGASNFFSHMKEIKKIIGQIPIHIQTIGRTEEEMIEDARVIIEELGKDTFIKVPVNQAGLQAIKKLKKEGYLITGTAIYTELQGYLAINNGADYIAPYYNRMQNQGIDAMKVIDSLRTEIERTQSPTKILAASFKNCEQVTTAIRSGAHAITLGKELLDQVLEMPSIDKAVRGFQEDWVQTFQAETIGELKKVADYF; from the coding sequence ATGGAAATCATGCTTGATACAGCAAATACAAAAAGTATTTATTCTTGTCAACAGTTTTTGAATTTAACAGGCGTAACAACAAATCCTACTATTCTGAAAAAAGAAGGAGCGTCAAACTTCTTCTCGCATATGAAAGAAATCAAAAAAATAATCGGACAGATTCCTATCCATATTCAGACAATAGGAAGAACGGAAGAAGAAATGATAGAGGATGCTCGAGTTATCATAGAAGAACTGGGAAAAGATACGTTTATCAAGGTGCCGGTGAATCAAGCAGGCCTTCAAGCGATCAAAAAGTTGAAAAAAGAAGGTTATTTGATTACCGGTACAGCTATTTACACAGAATTACAAGGGTATTTAGCTATTAATAATGGAGCAGATTATATTGCACCTTATTATAACAGGATGCAAAATCAAGGCATTGATGCTATGAAAGTGATTGATTCGTTGCGGACTGAGATCGAACGTACGCAAAGTCCAACAAAAATATTAGCAGCTAGTTTCAAAAATTGTGAACAAGTCACTACAGCCATTCGATCTGGAGCTCATGCGATAACGTTAGGTAAAGAGCTACTAGATCAAGTATTAGAGATGCCCTCGATTGATAAAGCAGTGAGGGGCTTCCAAGAAGATTGGGTGCAAACTTTCCAAGCAGAAACGATTGGTGAACTAAAAAAGGTCGCTGATTACTTCTGA
- a CDS encoding CPBP family intramembrane glutamic endopeptidase, producing the protein MFRIIRLIGSVLIVLVGFVLGILVNNALADMFIGNSEWIGAIAGTVGHLAVFLLALFLASKVEGKRIEDYGVSVRGKDWGYLAGGLVVGIGVFLLITSPLYLTGAYRLDSGNANIVPLITSFILFIAVGASEELLFRGFFQHQMLRFGPLIAMIGSAALFALLHGLNPNMTFLAVFNIFLAGCFFSALIYSTGSLFTAIGAHITWNWTQGAILGIPVSGTQEQGFFSTLIQSQNTIITGGNFGAEASISTTLFLLVLIVGLLLYAYKTKRMKKYTAVYQ; encoded by the coding sequence ATGTTCAGGATTATTCGGTTGATTGGATCTGTTTTAATAGTCTTAGTTGGTTTTGTTTTAGGAATTCTTGTCAATAATGCACTTGCGGATATGTTTATTGGAAATAGTGAATGGATTGGAGCAATTGCCGGTACAGTCGGACATTTAGCTGTTTTTTTACTAGCTTTATTTCTTGCTAGTAAGGTCGAAGGAAAAAGAATAGAAGATTATGGTGTTTCTGTTCGAGGAAAAGACTGGGGGTATTTAGCGGGAGGTCTCGTTGTTGGAATTGGAGTGTTTCTGCTTATTACTAGTCCATTATATTTGACGGGGGCGTATCGGTTAGATTCAGGAAACGCAAACATTGTGCCGCTGATAACGAGTTTTATTTTATTTATTGCAGTGGGGGCATCAGAAGAGCTTTTATTCCGTGGCTTTTTTCAGCATCAGATGCTTAGATTTGGTCCGTTAATAGCAATGATTGGATCTGCTGCATTATTTGCTCTTTTGCACGGATTGAATCCTAACATGACATTTCTGGCAGTTTTCAATATCTTTTTAGCAGGTTGCTTTTTCAGTGCACTTATCTACAGTACAGGAAGTTTATTTACGGCTATTGGTGCTCATATTACTTGGAATTGGACACAAGGAGCTATTTTGGGTATACCAGTCAGCGGAACGCAAGAACAAGGTTTTTTCTCCACTCTGATCCAATCGCAAAATACAATAATTACTGGGGGAAACTTTGGGGCTGAAGCATCTATATCGACTACATTATTCTTGTTAGTCTTGATTGTTGGTTTGTTACTCTATGCATATAAAACAAAGCGGATGAAGAAATACACTGCTGTTTATCAATAA
- a CDS encoding cysteine hydrolase family protein: protein MSNTADAIVVIDLQKGVCFDSSPIHELETVTALVNKRIKTYETIGKPVIFVQHEDDQLVPQTKPWEILSELSIPEHSYFVRKTHANSFYKTNLSVLLTELDCHSIELCGAQAEYCIDTTVKFAHGLGYQLMMCRGATTTYDNPFMKAKETIAFYEKIWDKRFLTFLEQ, encoded by the coding sequence ATGTCAAACACAGCCGACGCAATAGTAGTGATCGATTTACAAAAAGGGGTATGTTTTGATTCTTCACCGATACACGAATTAGAAACAGTGACAGCATTAGTGAATAAAAGAATCAAAACATACGAAACGATTGGAAAGCCAGTTATTTTCGTTCAACACGAAGATGATCAATTAGTGCCACAAACAAAACCATGGGAGATATTGTCGGAATTATCTATTCCTGAGCACAGTTATTTTGTGAGAAAAACCCATGCGAATTCATTTTATAAGACTAATTTGAGTGTTTTATTAACTGAATTGGACTGTCATTCGATCGAATTATGTGGGGCACAAGCAGAGTATTGTATAGATACGACTGTGAAGTTTGCTCATGGATTAGGATACCAGCTTATGATGTGTAGAGGAGCAACGACAACTTATGATAATCCTTTTATGAAAGCAAAGGAAACAATCGCTTTTTACGAGAAAATTTGGGATAAACGATTTCTGACATTTTTGGAGCAATAA
- a CDS encoding alpha/beta hydrolase, producing MKWFKRIVIAVPVIIVVILVTVFLINQITPKPISLLVRKQFDTSEKEQVYARPDDFQQKIEQIDIKKEISYPSKYKNNNMDIYTPKVEKKKSPILFWMHGGAYVGGDKNDCRDYLEYLCSDTQQIIVNIDYERSPEAKHPTPVIQLNEAIQAAKKEIKDQADWSNISIGGDSAGAQISGEYLLALQNEEIKKADHLDPTLENKQITKFISLSGLLDPSAFTQVSDKISSFLYEKCGWAYFDNKDFEQSEKVKSLALVRHADRWTQNTFLTDGNTNTFTKQMEEVTSVFEKAGVKVTKVDYAEKNAVLNHEYQFDFSNKQAQETYQKLVMFFKE from the coding sequence ATGAAATGGTTCAAGCGAATAGTGATTGCAGTACCAGTTATCATCGTAGTTATTTTAGTCACTGTATTTTTGATTAATCAAATCACACCAAAGCCGATTAGCTTGCTTGTTAGAAAACAATTTGACACAAGTGAAAAAGAACAAGTATATGCCCGACCAGATGATTTCCAGCAAAAAATCGAACAAATCGATATAAAAAAAGAAATATCCTATCCTTCAAAATACAAAAATAATAATATGGATATCTACACACCGAAAGTGGAAAAGAAAAAGTCACCGATTCTTTTCTGGATGCATGGAGGCGCATATGTAGGAGGGGATAAAAATGATTGTCGTGATTATTTGGAATATCTATGTTCAGACACGCAGCAAATCATCGTAAATATAGATTATGAACGATCACCGGAAGCAAAACATCCTACACCAGTTATCCAATTGAACGAAGCCATTCAAGCAGCTAAAAAAGAGATAAAAGATCAAGCAGATTGGTCGAATATTTCGATTGGTGGAGATTCGGCAGGTGCACAAATTAGTGGAGAATATTTGTTAGCACTTCAAAATGAAGAAATTAAAAAAGCTGATCATCTTGATCCGACTTTGGAGAACAAGCAGATTACGAAGTTTATTTCTTTGTCTGGTCTGTTGGATCCTTCTGCATTTACTCAAGTAAGTGATAAAATCTCTAGCTTTCTTTATGAAAAATGTGGATGGGCTTACTTTGATAATAAGGACTTTGAACAATCAGAGAAGGTCAAAAGTTTAGCCTTGGTCAGACATGCGGATCGTTGGACGCAAAACACATTCTTAACGGATGGAAATACAAATACGTTTACGAAACAAATGGAAGAAGTAACTTCTGTATTTGAGAAAGCGGGGGTGAAAGTCACAAAAGTAGATTATGCGGAGAAAAATGCTGTTTTGAACCATGAATATCAGTTTGATTTCAGCAATAAACAAGCGCAAGAAACATATCAAAAGTTAGTAATGTTTTTCAAGGAGTAA
- a CDS encoding DUF3955 domain-containing protein has product MKAIHISLLFFASALILFAIHLCSQPYINNNGILVEPAFFCLPLGFLSLLASAGFGFVAFFKRSKQQI; this is encoded by the coding sequence ATGAAAGCTATCCATATTTCTTTGCTTTTTTTCGCTAGTGCATTGATTTTATTTGCTATTCATCTTTGTTCCCAGCCTTATATCAATAACAACGGAATATTAGTGGAACCAGCATTCTTTTGCTTACCACTCGGCTTTTTGTCCCTTCTTGCCTCCGCAGGCTTCGGATTTGTTGCTTTTTTTAAACGATCAAAACAACAAATCTGA